One Hermetia illucens chromosome 4, iHerIll2.2.curated.20191125, whole genome shotgun sequence DNA segment encodes these proteins:
- the LOC119654669 gene encoding uncharacterized protein LOC119654669: MLSFGFWHPQQKMSVLVLALALLACFAGSQGQKAGQSCTLANLTPWPVRGNYKAYYMCVDGVTVQMKCPGDSIFVANNANVFGCVPLSEATCTYNGNNNWGGWGGWGGWGGWGGWGGNNGYLNNNGGGLSYNDYENYVNSWSNGQYDNGWFPNGVDQNGYYQDGYYSDGNFYNVITRSAKGEGKKAEKQKAKQ; encoded by the exons ATGTTATCATTCGGTTTTTGGCATCCACAGCAAAAAATGTCAG TCCTAGTTTTGGCTCTTGCGTTATTGGCCTGTTTTGCTGGCTCTCAAggacaaaaggccggccaatcTTGTACTCTTGCCAACTTGACACCATGGCCAGTCAGAGGAAATTATAAGGCCTACTACATGTGCGTTGATGGAGTAACTGTGCAGATGAAATGTCCCGGTGATAGCATCTTCGTTGCAAACAACGCAAATGTTTTCGGATGCGTTCCCCTTTCGGAAGCAACATGCACTTACAACGGAAACAATAATTGGGGTGGTTGGGGTGGATGGGGCGGTTGGGGTGGATGGGGCGGATGGGGCGGTAACAATGGATATCTAAATAACAACGGTGGTGGACTCAGCTACAATGACTATGAAAATTATGTGAATTCGTGGTCAAACGGACAATACGACAACGGATGGTTCCCCAATGGAGTTGATCAGAACGGATACTATCAAGATGGATACTACTCGGATGGAAACTTTTACAACGTAATAACTCGCAGCGCAAAAGGCGAAGGAAAGAAGGCAGAAAAGCAGAAAGCAAAACAATAA